One stretch of Paenibacillus sp. AN1007 DNA includes these proteins:
- a CDS encoding FtsX-like permease family protein has protein sequence MRKYTELTKKYLLGQKKRSILTIVGIILSVTLLTAVGTLAMSYQDKLVRQTIQDYGDYEVSFNGVPGKDVPRIVNQATIGSAGVIHRIGYAIISSTSEKEKNENPFAAPYRYLNVKGYDAQAMSKLQVQLESGRLPQKPNEIILSSWSLNTFASKPAIGDKITLNLGDRLEASTGKVKSANSVGDYGWDLDEKFKPRMKQQYTVVGVMKTAKNVTWSSTFIYSAITYDDHQKIDPSQNFFIYATMKSMDNIKEKSEAILSSSGLGNVDQGSAQELNRETVIKNVRIEYNNELLKLFGKSTYSNVNQSSIYALAAIVLIIMGCTSAVIYNTFHISVLERISQFGMLRCLGAAPAQIRRIVFKEATVLSLIAIPIGLFTGTILMKVLFYNISLLTLGFLNDMHMIISVPILLAAAGLGLIVVYVSALGPAKLASSISPLEALKTSGSTVVEQGDVKRLSFAGSKWLGFEGRFASRNIRRNRKRFRITAFSMIISMVMYIVFSGLVNVLGTTSASGINYSYSLDYQGMSKRIPNSVYNKLATLDGVKQAYSFYNHQLQAIIPKEKLNPNYYQQQKEMYSVEMENGYRTDNNFLMSYGINGLQELRPKLTSGSIDASQMNDENGVIVIQKISMTTEKGTNMIIDQTRFKVGDKIKVRSMNDNQPYKTVTVVGTADQGPLSGEYTESAIIQMITTPKVIENITSDNAYDRILLQANPETDNGAIVGYFKSLVQQDAGYSYRDRVEEMKQARNDAMTLNIFLYGFIGVIAAIAFLNILNTVSTNLILRTKEFAVLKAIGMTQKEIRKMVLLEGVFYGVFAAVYGSLLGTALSYGVSYLMRNAVQIEWVMPWSSILTSSLGAIAATLLASYWPLRRLERIQITDGLRGEN, from the coding sequence ATGCGTAAGTATACGGAGCTCACGAAGAAATATTTGCTTGGACAGAAAAAAAGATCCATTCTCACCATTGTTGGCATCATTCTATCCGTAACGCTGCTTACGGCTGTCGGCACACTAGCGATGAGTTATCAGGACAAACTGGTACGTCAGACGATTCAAGATTACGGAGATTATGAGGTGTCCTTCAATGGAGTTCCGGGCAAAGACGTGCCTCGCATCGTGAATCAAGCCACCATAGGCAGTGCGGGAGTCATTCATCGTATTGGTTATGCCATCATAAGTTCAACGAGTGAAAAGGAGAAAAACGAAAACCCGTTTGCTGCACCGTATCGTTATTTGAATGTGAAAGGATACGACGCGCAAGCCATGTCCAAGCTTCAAGTTCAGTTAGAGAGTGGACGTTTGCCGCAAAAGCCTAACGAAATCATCCTGTCATCCTGGAGCCTGAATACGTTCGCTTCGAAACCAGCAATTGGAGATAAGATAACGCTAAACCTGGGAGATCGGCTCGAAGCTTCCACAGGAAAGGTGAAGAGTGCGAACTCCGTTGGTGATTATGGGTGGGACCTGGATGAGAAATTCAAACCACGCATGAAACAGCAATATACCGTCGTCGGGGTGATGAAAACAGCCAAAAATGTAACGTGGTCATCCACTTTTATCTATTCAGCGATTACGTATGATGATCATCAAAAAATCGATCCGTCTCAGAATTTTTTTATCTATGCGACCATGAAATCGATGGACAATATAAAGGAGAAGAGCGAAGCCATTCTGTCTTCATCGGGTTTGGGGAATGTTGATCAAGGTTCCGCTCAGGAGCTGAACCGGGAAACCGTTATAAAGAATGTACGCATTGAATACAACAATGAATTGCTCAAACTCTTTGGCAAAAGCACCTATTCCAACGTTAACCAAAGTTCAATTTATGCATTGGCAGCCATTGTTCTTATCATTATGGGATGCACAAGCGCAGTAATTTACAATACGTTTCATATTTCAGTGCTCGAACGCATCTCTCAGTTTGGCATGCTGCGCTGTCTCGGTGCAGCACCCGCTCAGATTCGCAGAATTGTATTCAAAGAAGCGACTGTGCTTAGTCTGATTGCCATTCCGATCGGTTTATTTACAGGAACCATTTTGATGAAAGTGTTATTCTATAACATCAGTTTGCTGACATTAGGTTTTCTGAACGATATGCACATGATTATTTCAGTGCCTATTCTACTTGCGGCTGCCGGTTTAGGACTGATTGTTGTCTATGTGTCAGCGCTGGGTCCGGCCAAGCTGGCATCCAGCATCTCACCACTTGAAGCACTGAAAACCTCAGGCAGCACGGTGGTAGAGCAGGGGGATGTCAAACGCTTGTCCTTTGCCGGAAGCAAATGGCTTGGATTCGAAGGGCGGTTTGCCAGTCGAAATATTCGGCGGAACCGAAAGAGATTTCGCATTACGGCTTTTTCAATGATTATCAGCATGGTCATGTACATTGTGTTTAGCGGCTTGGTGAACGTTCTGGGTACAACCTCTGCATCAGGTATCAATTACTCTTACTCTTTGGACTATCAGGGTATGAGTAAACGTATCCCTAATTCGGTATATAACAAGCTGGCTACACTTGATGGAGTTAAACAGGCTTATTCTTTCTACAATCATCAGCTCCAAGCGATCATTCCGAAAGAAAAATTGAATCCGAATTACTACCAGCAGCAGAAAGAAATGTACAGTGTTGAAATGGAGAACGGATATCGGACGGATAACAACTTTCTCATGTCTTACGGTATAAACGGACTTCAGGAGCTTCGTCCCAAACTCACCTCCGGAAGCATTGATGCAAGCCAAATGAACGATGAAAATGGTGTCATTGTTATCCAGAAAATCAGCATGACCACCGAAAAAGGAACTAACATGATCATTGACCAGACCCGTTTCAAGGTTGGGGATAAAATTAAAGTTCGCTCAATGAATGACAATCAGCCTTACAAAACGGTTACTGTTGTCGGAACCGCAGATCAAGGTCCTCTTTCTGGTGAATACACCGAAAGTGCTATTATTCAAATGATAACGACACCAAAGGTGATTGAAAACATCACGAGTGATAATGCTTATGACAGAATATTACTTCAAGCCAATCCTGAGACAGATAACGGGGCAATTGTGGGTTATTTCAAAAGTCTTGTGCAGCAGGATGCAGGGTATAGTTACCGTGATCGGGTAGAGGAAATGAAACAAGCTCGCAACGATGCGATGACGTTAAATATATTCCTGTACGGCTTCATAGGTGTCATTGCAGCTATTGCGTTTCTGAATATTTTGAATACGGTGAGTACGAATCTTATTCTGCGAACGAAGGAGTTCGCCGTATTAAAAGCGATTGGTATGACGCAAAAGGAAATTCGCAAAATGGTTTTGCTTGAGGGTGTGTTCTATGGCGTATTTGCAGCTGTGTACGGAAGTCTTCTCGGTACAGCCTTGAGCTACGGTGTATCTTATCTGATGAGGAATGCTGTGCAGATCGAATGGGTTATGCCTTGGAGCAGCATTCTCACTAGCAGCTTGGGTGCTATCGCAGCCACACTCTTAGCCTCCTACTGGCCGCTTAGACGTCTTGAACGAATCCAGATTACAGATGGTTTGCGCGGGGAAAATTAA
- a CDS encoding ABC transporter ATP-binding protein: MEILKTNDLCKTYGSNDAKVDALKDINLTVQQGEFVAIVGASGSGKSSLLHLLGGVDRPTSGQVNIDGTDLYSLNETDLAIFRRRKVGFIFQAYNLIPVLSAEENIKLPMLLDHRQADEDYADELMNVLGLKDRKHHLPNQLSGGQQQRTAIGRALINKPSIILADEPTGNLDSKNSKEIVDLLTYSVRKYNQTLIMITHDSDAARRADRIVNIKDGVLFDQQLEGQHDA; encoded by the coding sequence TTGGAAATTTTAAAAACGAATGACTTATGTAAAACATATGGAAGCAATGACGCCAAAGTCGATGCCCTGAAAGATATTAACTTAACGGTTCAACAGGGTGAATTTGTTGCTATTGTTGGTGCCAGCGGTTCGGGAAAGAGTTCGTTACTGCATCTGCTTGGAGGTGTGGATCGCCCAACCAGTGGACAAGTTAATATTGATGGGACAGATCTATATTCTCTAAACGAGACGGATTTAGCAATCTTCAGAAGACGAAAGGTCGGTTTCATTTTCCAGGCCTATAATCTGATTCCGGTTCTAAGCGCAGAGGAAAATATTAAACTGCCTATGCTGCTCGATCATCGTCAAGCCGATGAAGACTATGCAGACGAATTAATGAATGTACTCGGCCTAAAAGACAGAAAGCATCATCTCCCTAACCAGCTATCGGGTGGGCAGCAGCAGCGCACAGCTATCGGACGGGCGTTGATTAACAAACCTTCCATCATTCTGGCTGACGAACCGACGGGAAATCTGGATAGCAAAAACAGCAAGGAAATTGTAGATTTGCTCACCTATTCGGTTCGAAAGTACAATCAAACCTTGATTATGATTACACATGATTCCGATGCAGCCCGGAGAGCGGACCGTATTGTGAACATTAAAGACGGGGTTCTTTTCGATCAGCAGCTTGAGGGACAGCACGATGCGTAA
- a CDS encoding HAMP domain-containing sensor histidine kinase, with amino-acid sequence MVEVIRNPEWKSVYTKFILVQLGLTAIIYVVMNLQIQSINETVVNQQAAFVGQVLSKQPQLEDQLIHTITQGTEEQDLKLGKQILSRYGYTEHMNIQDQPALSGTALPGNTALVFFLCGIPVLLLLYWEYRKLFSRIRRVTHAAEQVVEGQFDTSLPENAEGDFSTLGHSFNMMAGRLSHSVDQLKQEKTFLSHLLTDISHQLKTPLASLLVFNENMLHDPHMKEEIRTTFLERSRQQIERMEWLIISLLKLARVEAGAIVFQLQNIKPKDIIESTVQTLQPLAEQKKQRIIVQGGEGMLLHADEEWLTEAIINLTKNALEHSPVSGKVYITMEDEGLLHSIIIRDEGEGIRPEQIPHVFTRFYLGRSNAKPHSTGVGLSLTKSIIEGLGGMISVSSEPGEGTEFRITFMKTVY; translated from the coding sequence ATGGTTGAAGTCATCCGTAATCCGGAGTGGAAATCTGTGTACACCAAATTTATCCTTGTTCAATTAGGTTTGACTGCAATCATTTACGTTGTGATGAATCTGCAGATCCAAAGCATCAATGAAACGGTTGTGAACCAGCAAGCGGCCTTTGTCGGACAAGTGTTAAGCAAGCAGCCGCAGCTTGAAGATCAGCTCATTCATACGATCACTCAAGGTACAGAAGAGCAGGATCTTAAGTTAGGTAAACAGATATTGTCTCGATACGGGTATACAGAGCATATGAATATTCAGGATCAGCCTGCCCTATCGGGAACAGCCTTGCCCGGGAATACAGCGTTGGTCTTTTTTCTGTGCGGTATCCCGGTGCTGCTGCTTTTATATTGGGAGTACCGCAAGTTGTTTTCCAGAATTCGCCGCGTTACACATGCAGCGGAACAGGTGGTGGAAGGTCAATTCGATACTTCATTGCCTGAGAATGCAGAGGGAGACTTCAGTACCCTTGGTCATAGCTTTAACATGATGGCAGGCAGACTAAGTCATAGTGTAGATCAGCTGAAGCAGGAGAAAACATTTCTCAGCCATCTGCTTACCGATATATCACATCAACTTAAAACACCGCTTGCATCGTTGCTTGTGTTTAATGAAAATATGCTGCATGACCCACATATGAAAGAAGAGATCCGTACCACTTTTCTGGAACGAAGCAGGCAGCAGATTGAACGCATGGAATGGCTGATTATCAGCTTGTTGAAGCTGGCACGAGTGGAAGCGGGAGCTATCGTTTTTCAACTGCAAAACATTAAACCCAAAGACATTATTGAATCAACGGTGCAGACCTTGCAGCCTTTGGCGGAGCAGAAGAAACAGAGGATCATCGTTCAAGGCGGCGAAGGCATGCTGCTGCATGCAGATGAGGAATGGTTAACCGAGGCGATTATTAATCTGACTAAAAATGCACTGGAACACTCTCCGGTATCAGGCAAAGTGTACATTACGATGGAGGATGAAGGATTATTACACTCGATTATCATCCGGGATGAAGGGGAAGGGATCAGGCCGGAACAGATTCCCCATGTATTCACGCGTTTTTACCTTGGGAGAAGCAATGCTAAACCCCACAGTACCGGGGTAGGCCTGTCACTGACCAAGTCCATTATTGAAGGTTTGGGTGGAATGATCTCGGTATCCAGCGAGCCTGGAGAAGGAACGGAATTCCGAATTACTTTCATGAAAACTGTGTATTGA
- a CDS encoding response regulator transcription factor, producing MNHILLVEDDENFVFGIEYTLTNEGYEVTHAGTLKEARDALAQTEIELILLDINLPDGTGYELCKEIRVDSQVPIIFLTALDEEMNVVAGLDLGADDYMTKPIRTKELLSRIKAVLRRHSRPEQHSNIWKSDDFEFRVLEGVVFKNKKEVALTTLEFRLLLMLMSHPKQICSRTSILEKLWDVSGEFIDDNTLSVHIRRLREKVEETPAAPKYIVTIRGVGYKWNAETTGAYR from the coding sequence ATGAACCACATTTTACTTGTTGAAGATGATGAGAATTTTGTGTTTGGAATAGAATATACGTTAACCAATGAAGGTTATGAGGTCACTCATGCGGGAACCTTGAAGGAAGCTCGCGATGCTCTTGCGCAGACCGAAATAGAACTCATTTTGCTCGATATTAATTTGCCTGACGGAACGGGATATGAATTATGCAAAGAAATTCGTGTGGACTCACAGGTACCGATCATTTTTCTCACCGCGCTGGATGAAGAGATGAATGTGGTCGCGGGATTAGATCTGGGTGCTGACGATTATATGACGAAGCCGATTCGTACCAAGGAACTTCTTTCCAGAATCAAGGCTGTTTTACGGCGTCATTCCCGACCTGAACAGCATTCGAACATATGGAAATCCGACGACTTTGAATTTCGCGTGCTGGAAGGTGTTGTTTTCAAAAATAAAAAGGAAGTTGCACTGACAACGCTGGAGTTCCGCCTGCTTCTCATGTTAATGTCCCATCCTAAACAAATATGCAGCAGGACATCAATCCTTGAGAAGTTATGGGATGTCTCTGGTGAATTCATTGATGATAATACATTGTCCGTACATATACGCAGATTAAGGGAAAAAGTGGAGGAAACGCCAGCCGCGCCAAAGTATATTGTTACGATTCGCGGGGTTGGATACAAATGGAACGCCGAAACGACAGGAGCATACCGCTGA
- the tnpA gene encoding IS200/IS605 family transposase, with the protein MATKSYSLAHTKWMCKYHIVFTPKYRRKEIYNQVRRDLIEIFKRLCKYKGVEIIEGHMMPDHVHMLVAIPPKIAVSTFMGYLKGKSSLMIFEKHAQLKYKYGNRKFWAEGYYVSTVGLNEATVRKYIREQEAHDQAVDKLSVKEYEDPFSSNRSKKK; encoded by the coding sequence ATGGCAACCAAGAGCTACAGCCTAGCTCACACAAAGTGGATGTGTAAGTACCACATTGTGTTCACCCCGAAGTATAGACGGAAAGAAATCTATAATCAAGTGAGAAGAGATTTAATCGAAATCTTTAAACGTTTGTGCAAGTACAAAGGAGTCGAAATCATAGAAGGTCACATGATGCCCGATCATGTCCATATGTTAGTAGCCATCCCTCCAAAAATTGCGGTCTCCACGTTTATGGGATATCTAAAGGGAAAAAGTTCGCTCATGATCTTCGAAAAACATGCCCAGCTTAAGTATAAATACGGAAATCGAAAATTTTGGGCCGAAGGGTACTATGTGAGCACAGTGGGTCTAAATGAAGCAACCGTAAGAAAGTATATTCGTGAGCAAGAAGCACATGATCAGGCGGTAGATAAGCTGAGTGTAAAAGAATACGAAGATCCATTCAGCAGTAATCGAAGCAAAAAGAAGTAA
- a CDS encoding methyltransferase domain-containing protein: MIDHNNQEEYRDPMNYDLEFGGETDKYEFFLQLAKKNPGHVLELACGTGLATLYLAERGVQISGVDIVEPMLAYARVKAKDLPVAFIEADARTFESDQRFSMIFLTGNAFQAFLSDEDQQALLQTAYNHLEPGGIFAFEMRNPDGNDLSDEEEEHWGTFVDVDGVTVNVSGSQTYDAEKQIMHWTTVRDWGHRQTTSRIACRFTDVQTLKQLLSKQGFTLERQYANWDQTTFQPSSPMVISVCKKG; this comes from the coding sequence TTGATTGATCACAACAATCAGGAAGAGTACCGAGATCCAATGAACTATGATCTGGAATTTGGCGGTGAGACGGACAAATACGAATTTTTCCTTCAACTTGCCAAGAAAAATCCGGGACATGTGCTGGAGCTTGCTTGTGGAACAGGATTAGCCACACTTTATTTAGCCGAAAGAGGAGTTCAAATTAGCGGTGTAGATATCGTAGAGCCTATGCTCGCGTATGCGAGGGTCAAAGCGAAGGATCTACCGGTTGCTTTTATCGAAGCAGATGCGCGTACGTTTGAATCCGATCAGCGCTTCTCCATGATTTTTCTGACAGGAAATGCATTTCAGGCTTTTCTGAGCGATGAGGATCAGCAGGCATTGCTGCAAACGGCGTATAATCATTTGGAGCCTGGTGGCATATTTGCATTTGAGATGCGGAATCCGGACGGCAATGATTTATCGGATGAAGAAGAAGAGCACTGGGGCACATTTGTCGATGTGGATGGCGTGACGGTTAATGTATCTGGCAGCCAGACATATGATGCCGAGAAACAGATCATGCACTGGACAACCGTTCGGGACTGGGGCCATCGCCAAACGACGTCACGCATTGCTTGCCGATTTACGGATGTGCAGACACTTAAGCAGTTGCTGTCAAAGCAAGGTTTTACCTTAGAGAGACAGTATGCGAACTGGGATCAAACAACGTTTCAACCCTCAAGTCCAATGGTAATTAGTGTATGTAAGAAAGGGTAA
- a CDS encoding MFS transporter, with amino-acid sequence MRTMTQSTRFPMFILMLNLFIALLGQGMLIPILPEYLKLFHAGGTVAGFLVAAFGAAQFLFSPLGGQWADRFGRKKLIMAGMFLVVVSDLIFAVSTSLPLLYIARFIGGISLGLMVPANLAYVADITTPETRAKGMGYFGASMNLGMVLGPGLGGFIAEMGVRMPYFVASGLGLVAALLTLLLPETLPPEKRTTSTSKNKGFTIGEQIRSSFKVPYFGYLLIILAMTFGLMSYETVFSLFAEYKYGFNASTISIIITMGAIIGIVVQIWLLDFFVKRLGEIKLIRLSLIMAPIALLLMLIKVSLVFLLFTSALYFAFNAFLRPTVSSLISKSAGDRQGYASGLNTTYSSLGTVFGPLAAGLLFDKNVNFPYIFGAFMLLAALSLTMSTQRSKKGKRYAGE; translated from the coding sequence ATGCGTACGATGACACAATCCACCCGCTTTCCGATGTTTATTTTGATGTTAAATCTGTTTATTGCTTTGCTCGGACAAGGGATGCTGATTCCGATATTACCGGAGTATCTCAAGCTGTTCCATGCAGGAGGCACCGTTGCCGGATTTTTGGTCGCGGCCTTTGGCGCAGCTCAGTTTCTATTTTCTCCCCTAGGAGGACAATGGGCTGACCGTTTTGGACGCAAAAAGCTGATTATGGCAGGTATGTTTCTGGTTGTCGTGTCTGATCTTATTTTTGCGGTATCCACATCTCTGCCTCTTCTCTATATCGCTCGTTTTATCGGGGGAATCAGTCTAGGTCTGATGGTTCCAGCCAATCTGGCTTATGTGGCCGATATTACAACGCCGGAGACCCGTGCCAAGGGGATGGGTTATTTTGGTGCATCGATGAACCTGGGTATGGTACTTGGGCCTGGTCTTGGCGGTTTTATTGCCGAGATGGGTGTACGTATGCCGTATTTCGTTGCTTCCGGTTTGGGTTTGGTTGCGGCACTGCTCACCCTGCTCTTGCCAGAGACTCTTCCACCTGAAAAGAGAACGACCTCAACGTCGAAGAATAAAGGGTTCACAATAGGCGAGCAAATCCGGAGTTCGTTCAAGGTCCCTTATTTCGGATACTTGTTGATTATTCTTGCGATGACCTTTGGTCTGATGAGTTATGAGACGGTCTTCTCGCTATTTGCGGAGTATAAATACGGTTTTAATGCTTCAACCATCTCCATTATCATTACGATGGGAGCGATTATCGGCATCGTGGTCCAAATCTGGCTGCTGGACTTTTTTGTGAAACGCTTGGGTGAAATCAAACTCATCCGTCTGTCCTTAATCATGGCCCCTATTGCTCTTCTGCTCATGTTAATTAAGGTAAGTCTGGTATTTCTGTTATTTACATCGGCGCTTTATTTTGCATTTAATGCATTCCTTCGACCAACCGTCAGCTCCCTGATATCCAAAAGCGCGGGGGATCGTCAAGGTTATGCATCAGGCCTGAATACGACGTATTCGAGCTTAGGTACCGTGTTTGGCCCCCTAGCTGCCGGTCTACTGTTTGACAAAAACGTGAACTTTCCGTATATTTTTGGTGCCTTTATGTTACTGGCGGCATTATCACTTACGATGAGCACACAACGTTCGAAGAAAGGAAAACGATATGCAGGCGAATGA
- a CDS encoding TetR/AcrR family transcriptional regulator — MQANENWHQQLKNQNRDELIEAGKQLFLKHGLLQVKIKDICAEANLSRVTFYKHFQSIDELLLTIQMQLVESMTQYVGQAATPNGSGREQLAAMLNAWVSFAKENPDHIRFIQLFDINYEVVHFQPELKDTYERFIQNGKENHFLLEALNSGAADGSIRNAAPPLKLAQFIFTVMMGMLQKMFTHRSHELHQLDDQMTRQLVDMLLHYAGNEDKG; from the coding sequence ATGCAGGCGAATGAAAATTGGCATCAGCAGTTAAAAAATCAGAATCGGGATGAACTGATCGAAGCGGGCAAGCAGCTTTTTCTAAAGCACGGTCTGCTTCAAGTGAAAATCAAAGACATTTGTGCCGAAGCGAATCTAAGCCGAGTGACCTTCTATAAACATTTCCAATCGATCGATGAGCTGCTGCTTACCATTCAGATGCAGTTGGTTGAATCCATGACACAGTATGTCGGACAGGCTGCAACCCCAAATGGTAGTGGCCGTGAACAGCTTGCAGCAATGCTGAACGCATGGGTTTCTTTTGCTAAGGAAAATCCGGACCATATTCGTTTTATTCAATTATTTGATATCAATTATGAGGTGGTTCATTTTCAGCCGGAATTAAAGGATACTTATGAACGGTTTATCCAAAACGGTAAAGAGAACCACTTCCTGCTTGAAGCATTGAACTCAGGAGCTGCCGATGGCAGTATCCGTAACGCTGCCCCTCCGCTTAAGCTGGCGCAGTTCATATTTACGGTGATGATGGGTATGCTGCAGAAGATGTTTACACACCGATCTCATGAACTTCATCAGCTGGATGATCAGATGACGAGACAGTTAGTTGATATGCTGCTGCATTATGCTGGCAATGAGGACAAAGGGTAG
- a CDS encoding 2-dehydropantoate 2-reductase, whose product MRIAIVGAGSLGTIVGAYLADGGMDVELIDAYQEHVDALNQTGAKVIGTTEFQAKVKAITPDQKSGQYDLILLLTKQLYNESVLKELLPYLHEDSVVCSLQNGIPEDNVASIVGAQRVIAGSVEFGATFMEPGVSSLTTAYPQFKQYAFQIGELNGETTERIQRVKEVLDLVGGTHISDNLVGTKWSKLLINNAFSGLSAALNGTYGDILDHEAGIRSAVHIIDETIKVGHANGVSFVTMNGFDMASLELQSGNDIPARIETLRHVMEPSRLLKASMLQDLEKQRNTEIHYINGVVSSKAKGTGIATPYNDMVVQLVEAAEEARNVPEFKTNIQAFEQLLNMSRV is encoded by the coding sequence ATGAGAATTGCAATTGTAGGTGCGGGTTCACTTGGAACCATCGTTGGAGCTTATCTGGCAGATGGCGGAATGGACGTGGAGTTAATTGATGCCTATCAGGAACATGTCGATGCACTTAATCAGACAGGAGCGAAAGTAATCGGTACGACTGAGTTCCAGGCGAAAGTAAAAGCCATCACTCCTGATCAAAAGTCAGGGCAGTATGATCTAATATTATTATTAACGAAACAGCTCTACAATGAGTCTGTGTTAAAAGAACTGCTTCCATATCTGCATGAGGACAGTGTCGTATGTTCTCTGCAAAACGGGATTCCGGAAGATAACGTGGCATCTATCGTTGGTGCGCAGCGAGTTATCGCGGGTTCGGTGGAGTTTGGCGCTACATTCATGGAACCTGGCGTATCCAGTCTGACCACGGCGTATCCTCAATTCAAGCAGTACGCATTCCAGATCGGGGAATTGAACGGGGAGACGACCGAGCGAATTCAGCGTGTAAAGGAAGTGCTGGATCTCGTTGGTGGTACACATATTTCGGATAACCTGGTAGGGACGAAATGGTCAAAACTGCTGATCAACAATGCTTTTAGCGGCTTGTCCGCTGCACTGAATGGCACGTATGGAGATATTCTGGATCATGAAGCGGGCATTCGAAGTGCTGTTCATATCATCGACGAAACGATCAAGGTCGGACATGCAAACGGTGTTTCTTTTGTCACCATGAACGGATTCGATATGGCTTCACTGGAGCTGCAGAGCGGAAATGATATCCCCGCACGTATTGAAACGTTACGTCATGTAATGGAACCATCCAGACTGCTTAAGGCGAGCATGCTGCAGGATCTGGAGAAACAACGTAACACGGAGATTCACTATATCAACGGTGTAGTTTCGAGCAAGGCTAAAGGTACCGGGATTGCAACGCCGTATAATGATATGGTCGTTCAACTGGTCGAAGCCGCAGAAGAAGCACGCAACGTACCTGAGTTTAAAACCAACATCCAAGCTTTTGAACAGCTTTTGAATATGTCACGGGTCTAA
- a CDS encoding acetoacetate decarboxylase, protein MKIDVNNIAKNLNTPLTAPAYPMPPYKFVNREYLNIIYRTDEQALRAAVPEPLQITEPLVKFEVMWMPDVSGLGAYTEAGQVIPVQFNGEEGDYVHSMYVDNFPAIASGRELTAYPKKLGAPKLYTDSDTLVGTLDYGSLRAATATMGFKHVEMDKELAKKEICRPNFMIKIATDYTGNLRICDLIRTQITDIEVKEAWTGPARLQLFEHALAPLADLPVLEVVSASHILTNLTLNAAQPVYNYLEEK, encoded by the coding sequence ATGAAAATCGATGTAAACAATATTGCTAAAAACCTGAATACCCCTTTAACTGCTCCGGCATATCCGATGCCACCTTATAAATTCGTCAACCGCGAATATCTGAACATCATCTATCGAACGGATGAACAGGCTCTGCGGGCAGCTGTTCCTGAGCCATTGCAAATCACCGAACCCTTGGTGAAATTCGAAGTGATGTGGATGCCGGACGTCTCCGGACTTGGTGCATACACGGAAGCTGGACAGGTCATCCCGGTTCAGTTCAATGGAGAAGAAGGGGATTATGTGCATTCGATGTACGTGGATAACTTCCCTGCGATCGCCAGCGGCCGAGAGTTGACCGCATATCCGAAAAAGCTTGGTGCTCCCAAGCTGTACACAGACTCTGACACACTTGTGGGCACACTCGACTATGGATCACTGCGAGCAGCCACCGCAACGATGGGTTTCAAACATGTGGAGATGGATAAAGAGCTTGCAAAAAAAGAAATCTGCCGTCCCAACTTTATGATCAAAATCGCCACGGATTATACAGGCAATCTTCGCATCTGCGACTTGATTCGTACCCAAATTACCGATATCGAGGTGAAGGAAGCGTGGACAGGCCCGGCTCGGCTGCAGCTGTTTGAGCATGCACTTGCGCCTTTAGCTGATCTGCCGGTGCTTGAAGTCGTGTCTGCTTCCCACATCCTGACGAACTTAACTTTGAATGCAGCACAACCTGTATACAACTATCTGGAAGAAAAATAA